One Novosphingobium sp. G106 DNA segment encodes these proteins:
- a CDS encoding ThuA domain-containing protein: MRRVIKRMLWSLLVLIGAVVISAAIAFGPMTYAALVGYKHYETVPSTLPEDLGGKAILIFSKTNGFRDDGQIKAANAALADIARRRGWSSYTTENAAVFNPAQLRRFRTVVWNSVSGDVLTTEQRAAFKSWLEQGGGFVGLHGAGGDPSYAWKWYVDDLVGTQFIGHTLNPHIQQARLLIEDPHHPATKDLGPSWTRSDEWYSFRSSPRSKGYHILVTIDEASYRPVEGFIPFLKPKDISMGKDHPLVWSHCVGRGRAIYSALGHTAESYAEPKHQQLIGGAISWAAGFEGPACVSRTEQPQENRPVNGAPDPRRAGAHP, translated from the coding sequence ATGCGCCGCGTGATAAAACGGATGCTGTGGTCGTTGCTGGTGTTGATCGGCGCGGTCGTGATTTCGGCGGCGATCGCCTTCGGGCCCATGACTTACGCTGCATTGGTCGGCTACAAGCATTACGAAACGGTTCCTTCGACACTCCCGGAAGACCTTGGCGGCAAGGCCATTTTGATCTTCTCGAAGACCAACGGATTTCGAGATGACGGGCAGATCAAGGCTGCAAATGCGGCTCTGGCCGATATCGCAAGGCGGCGGGGATGGTCCTCCTACACCACCGAGAACGCGGCGGTCTTTAATCCGGCCCAACTTAGGCGCTTCCGGACTGTGGTATGGAACAGTGTCAGCGGTGACGTTCTGACGACCGAGCAACGCGCAGCATTCAAATCCTGGCTCGAGCAGGGCGGTGGCTTCGTTGGGCTGCATGGCGCCGGCGGTGACCCCAGTTATGCCTGGAAATGGTACGTCGATGACCTAGTCGGCACGCAGTTCATCGGGCATACGCTCAACCCGCATATTCAGCAGGCGAGACTGCTGATCGAGGATCCGCACCACCCTGCCACAAAGGATCTTGGGCCCAGCTGGACGCGCTCGGACGAATGGTACTCGTTCAGGTCCAGCCCGCGCAGCAAGGGCTATCACATCCTCGTGACCATCGATGAGGCGAGCTATCGGCCGGTCGAGGGTTTCATTCCTTTTCTGAAGCCCAAGGACATCAGCATGGGCAAGGACCATCCGCTCGTATGGTCTCACTGCGTAGGCCGAGGGCGGGCGATCTATTCCGCCCTTGGCCATACCGCCGAGTCCTATGCCGAACCGAAACACCAGCAGCTGATCGGCGGAGCGATTTCCTGGGCAGCCGGGTTCGAAGGGCCAGCTTGCGTTAGCAGAACCGAGCAGCCGCAAGAGAATCGACCGGTCAACGGCGCGCCCGATCCACGTCGGGCAGGAGCGCACCCGTGA
- a CDS encoding TetR/AcrR family transcriptional regulator produces the protein MNEDLLVFPPGSNSAADGKVPGGSGWKPRLRQARLHPRPTVFRRKRGEGCRASDVGSGFADVIRSRYRWPAGTANVALLCAALVPLLTAFQIGGAAARGFGTACCRSANGASLRIGGRSNNSARLEVDLKSEPERRQRNARGEGPRLKGELVEAAMRILDLQPGVQLSLRMVAKEAGVAAPSVYRHFPDARTMMTEIVRECWSQMGDRLASAVTGARLSPLKALKVKMSAYVQYAMERPSRYQLLFALSSGVEHDLDGPLRPAYRPVLETIEAIAAKGGKLPAGDVVSTALLTISLAHGRIALAHLAPLRPGNHAAGVEAFVLETLELLFGP, from the coding sequence GTGAATGAGGACCTGCTTGTCTTTCCGCCCGGATCAAACAGCGCGGCGGATGGGAAAGTGCCGGGGGGTAGTGGGTGGAAGCCGAGGCTGCGCCAGGCACGTCTTCACCCCAGACCGACGGTGTTCCGGCGAAAGCGCGGCGAAGGGTGTCGGGCTTCAGACGTGGGCTCGGGCTTTGCGGATGTCATTCGATCAAGATACCGATGGCCTGCAGGCACAGCGAACGTCGCACTCCTTTGTGCCGCTTTGGTGCCTCTTCTGACAGCTTTCCAAATAGGCGGCGCGGCTGCGCGCGGATTCGGCACGGCTTGCTGTAGATCGGCAAACGGGGCAAGCCTGCGGATTGGCGGCCGATCGAACAATTCAGCGAGACTGGAAGTGGACTTGAAGAGTGAGCCTGAGCGGCGGCAACGAAATGCTCGCGGGGAGGGACCCAGGCTAAAGGGGGAGCTGGTTGAGGCGGCGATGCGTATCCTCGATCTGCAGCCGGGCGTGCAGTTGAGCCTGAGAATGGTCGCCAAGGAAGCCGGTGTGGCTGCGCCCTCTGTGTACAGGCATTTCCCCGATGCCAGGACCATGATGACCGAAATCGTCCGCGAATGCTGGTCCCAGATGGGTGACCGTCTGGCAAGCGCGGTAACGGGTGCGCGGCTCTCGCCATTGAAGGCCCTTAAGGTGAAGATGAGCGCCTATGTCCAATATGCGATGGAACGGCCTTCGCGCTACCAGCTTCTCTTTGCGCTCTCCTCCGGCGTCGAACATGACCTCGATGGACCGCTGAGGCCTGCCTATCGCCCCGTTCTGGAAACGATCGAGGCAATTGCTGCAAAAGGAGGTAAGTTGCCGGCGGGAGATGTCGTTTCGACAGCGCTTCTCACGATTTCCCTCGCCCACGGACGAATCGCGCTGGCCCATCTCGCGCCGCTGAGGCCTGGCAATCACGCCGCAGGGGTCGAAGCGTTCGTCCTGGAGACGCTAGAACTTCTTTTCGGTCCCTGA
- a CDS encoding coniferyl-alcohol dehydrogenase, with protein sequence MDILSGYRGKRVVVTGCHSGIGHATASLLLGAGAEVHGLDIKPVDLTLASYTPLDLKDPHSIESASEAIPGPIDALFNCAGVAPGWAPADVMAVNFIGTRYLTERLSVAMGEGSAIVSVASNGGAGWMQHLPILGELTATASFEEAVSWYGAHAAQAPHAYSFSKEAVIAWTLKTSGSLIRRGIRMNCTSPGAVQTPMLDEIEKVTPSASIDVMAQPIGRRSIAVEQAWPLLFLNSDAASYINGVVLPVDGGFLGAKSIDPASSLSDIGRK encoded by the coding sequence ATGGACATTCTATCGGGATACAGGGGCAAGCGCGTCGTAGTGACTGGATGCCATTCGGGCATCGGCCACGCGACGGCGAGCTTGCTTCTCGGTGCCGGCGCGGAAGTGCACGGTCTTGATATCAAACCGGTCGATCTCACGCTGGCATCCTACACTCCGCTCGATCTCAAAGATCCCCATTCAATCGAAAGCGCGAGTGAGGCTATACCTGGCCCGATCGACGCTCTGTTCAATTGTGCTGGCGTCGCGCCGGGATGGGCGCCTGCCGATGTGATGGCGGTCAATTTCATAGGCACGAGGTATCTTACCGAGCGATTGTCAGTGGCAATGGGCGAAGGTTCCGCGATTGTCAGCGTTGCATCGAACGGCGGCGCGGGCTGGATGCAACACCTGCCGATACTCGGCGAATTGACCGCCACAGCCTCTTTCGAGGAGGCTGTCTCGTGGTACGGCGCCCATGCCGCACAAGCACCCCACGCTTACAGCTTCTCCAAGGAAGCCGTCATCGCCTGGACTCTGAAAACGTCTGGCTCCTTGATCCGCCGGGGCATCCGAATGAACTGCACAAGCCCTGGCGCCGTCCAGACGCCGATGCTCGACGAGATCGAAAAAGTGACGCCGAGCGCGTCGATCGATGTGATGGCCCAGCCGATCGGACGCCGCTCCATCGCGGTGGAGCAGGCTTGGCCATTGCTGTTTCTCAACAGCGACGCTGCATCCTACATCAACGGCGTAGTTCTGCCGGTGGACGGTGGCTTCCTCGGCGCGAAGTCCATAGACCCAGCTTCATCGCTAAGTGATATCGGCCGGAAATAG
- a CDS encoding alpha-L-arabinofuranosidase C-terminal domain-containing protein: MHHYTWGEAMLRALPYGFGEKEYAGLLKETYEMEKLISERSAIMDKYDPKKQVALVVDEWGVWLKPEPGLHPMFLKQQTSLRDAIAASININIFARHADRVRMTNIAQMVNVLQGMILTENEKMVLTPTYHVFKMYVPFQDSTFIPVSYAGGEYKFDKFAMPKVDAIAARGKDGKVWVALTNLDPNNPADYTVNVQGVSASSAIGEVLTAPKMDSINTYQVPATVAPRPFSAQAAGGKLTLTLPPKSVTVVRLEP; encoded by the coding sequence ATGCACCATTACACCTGGGGTGAGGCCATGTTGCGGGCTCTTCCCTATGGCTTTGGCGAGAAGGAATATGCCGGTCTTCTCAAAGAGACCTACGAAATGGAAAAGCTGATCTCCGAGAGATCGGCGATCATGGACAAATATGATCCGAAAAAGCAGGTTGCGCTCGTTGTCGACGAATGGGGCGTGTGGTTGAAGCCTGAGCCTGGTCTGCACCCCATGTTCCTCAAACAGCAGACGTCGCTGCGAGACGCCATCGCAGCCTCTATCAACATCAATATATTCGCCCGTCACGCGGACCGCGTGCGCATGACGAACATCGCGCAAATGGTGAACGTTCTTCAGGGCATGATCCTGACCGAGAACGAGAAGATGGTCCTCACGCCAACCTATCATGTGTTCAAGATGTACGTCCCGTTCCAAGATTCGACGTTCATTCCGGTCAGTTATGCCGGCGGTGAATACAAATTCGATAAGTTTGCCATGCCCAAGGTGGACGCCATCGCGGCGCGAGGAAAGGACGGCAAGGTGTGGGTCGCGCTCACCAACCTGGATCCGAACAATCCTGCGGACTACACGGTGAATGTGCAGGGCGTGTCGGCAAGTTCGGCGATCGGAGAAGTGCTGACTGCGCCGAAGATGGACAGCATCAACACCTATCAGGTGCCCGCGACGGTTGCACCAAGGCCATTCAGCGCGCAGGCGGCGGGCGGCAAATTGACGCTGACGCTTCCACCCAAGTCCGTGACCGTAGTTCGCCTTGAACCCTGA
- a CDS encoding glycoside hydrolase family 2 TIM barrel-domain containing protein, which translates to MAKVQLSTTQDGEFFPSRTTGALKTDPARHKRPTLGCLPSHCGIQALIPRMQSLFPPALPIVMASVPPVNAEGPPHKVGPFDADLTAFGWGTGWTVGGVGWYRKHFAITDLTAGEQVEIRFDGAFMITEVWLNGVPLGRNINGYLGFVFDLTPHLRADSLNILAVRVSNVGETARWYSGSGIYRHVWLNRTGEVRVPVSGTAITTQAADTAHAKVGVAVEVENRGGKVRTVQCRIAIRDGQGREVATGSQNLAIPAGRMRRIDVALDIQRPALWSPDQPNLHFAEIVLACDGKISDRVSERFGIRSISVSPKTGFQVNGKTYQLRGACLHHDNGILGAVAIDRAERRKVELVKAHGFNAIRCSHNPQSPYFLDVCDELGMIVVDEAFDVWEQPKLLKDAYNVYFKENWRKDLTAMVRRDRNHASVAFWSIGNEISEAISPRGVEIATQMRAAIREHDTSRFITQALTASYSGAKGEAARAQLDVTSYNYSFNAVEKDHAAYPNLTFTTTETHSADAYDIRQHMDRNPAYMGEFLWTGIDYIGEVGCGSSRLRSNTAQPDGEKKIIFGMDVSMLNFYVWDFPAYQSGTGEIDLIGQKKPPSYYRDVVWGRSQLEVFVQRPVPPGFHEDQTAWGWPDVLESWSWPEPNSQPMTVHVYSSGDEVALLLNGKEVGRKQMSATDKQKAEFKVEYKAGALTALAYGSGKELARKSLETVGPPAKLRLRTERPSIVGSAGDLAYVFAEVCDEQGRLVPDAAVPLTFALEGGARLLAAGSANPYGIESFQDYRTRSFHGRALAVLQPTTQRGEAAIRVFSPGLGPGNLTILLTN; encoded by the coding sequence TTGGCGAAAGTTCAGCTCTCGACGACTCAGGATGGCGAATTCTTTCCCTCCCGCACGACTGGAGCATTGAAGACCGACCCGGCGCGCCACAAGCGACCGACCCTTGGGTGCCTCCCGTCGCACTGTGGAATCCAGGCCCTCATCCCAAGGATGCAAAGCCTGTTTCCCCCCGCGCTTCCAATCGTCATGGCGTCCGTTCCGCCAGTGAACGCAGAGGGCCCGCCGCACAAAGTCGGACCATTCGATGCAGATCTGACGGCGTTCGGATGGGGCACAGGCTGGACCGTTGGAGGCGTCGGTTGGTACCGTAAACACTTCGCGATCACGGATCTAACTGCGGGGGAACAGGTCGAAATCCGCTTCGACGGCGCCTTCATGATCACGGAGGTGTGGCTGAATGGTGTCCCATTGGGCCGAAACATCAATGGCTATCTTGGTTTCGTTTTCGATCTTACTCCCCATCTTCGAGCCGATAGTCTCAATATTTTGGCGGTGCGCGTGTCCAACGTGGGAGAGACCGCTCGTTGGTATTCTGGCTCCGGTATCTATCGCCATGTCTGGTTGAATCGGACCGGGGAGGTCCGTGTTCCGGTTTCCGGCACCGCGATCACCACTCAAGCTGCGGATACGGCTCATGCCAAGGTTGGCGTTGCCGTCGAAGTGGAAAACCGGGGCGGCAAAGTGCGAACCGTGCAATGCCGAATTGCCATTCGCGATGGCCAGGGGCGGGAGGTAGCGACTGGTAGCCAGAACTTAGCAATACCGGCGGGCCGGATGCGCAGGATTGATGTCGCGCTCGATATTCAGCGACCAGCACTTTGGTCACCGGATCAGCCAAACCTGCATTTCGCGGAAATCGTCCTGGCATGCGACGGAAAGATCTCGGACCGGGTAAGCGAACGCTTTGGGATCCGATCGATATCTGTTTCGCCGAAAACCGGGTTTCAAGTGAATGGTAAAACCTATCAGCTGCGTGGAGCGTGCCTGCATCACGATAATGGCATTCTCGGCGCGGTGGCTATCGACCGGGCGGAACGTCGCAAGGTAGAGCTGGTCAAGGCTCATGGCTTCAATGCGATCCGGTGTTCTCACAATCCCCAGTCGCCGTACTTCCTCGACGTCTGCGACGAATTGGGAATGATTGTCGTCGACGAGGCCTTCGACGTCTGGGAACAGCCTAAATTGCTCAAAGATGCCTATAACGTCTACTTCAAGGAAAATTGGCGCAAGGATTTGACCGCCATGGTGCGGCGCGATCGCAATCATGCGAGCGTCGCGTTCTGGAGCATCGGGAACGAGATATCGGAAGCTATTTCCCCCCGCGGTGTCGAGATTGCCACCCAGATGCGCGCTGCAATTCGAGAGCATGACACGTCACGCTTCATCACCCAGGCTCTGACCGCGTCCTATTCGGGTGCAAAGGGTGAAGCAGCACGCGCGCAGCTCGACGTCACAAGCTACAACTACTCGTTCAACGCCGTCGAAAAAGATCACGCGGCATATCCCAACCTCACCTTTACAACGACGGAGACCCACTCCGCCGACGCCTACGATATCCGGCAACATATGGACCGCAATCCAGCTTATATGGGCGAGTTTCTGTGGACAGGTATCGACTATATCGGGGAGGTTGGATGTGGTTCGTCACGCCTTCGTTCAAACACTGCGCAGCCCGATGGCGAGAAAAAGATTATCTTCGGCATGGATGTAAGCATGCTGAATTTCTACGTCTGGGATTTTCCCGCATACCAGTCCGGCACTGGCGAGATCGACTTGATCGGGCAAAAGAAGCCGCCAAGTTACTACCGCGACGTCGTGTGGGGACGCAGCCAGCTGGAAGTCTTTGTCCAACGCCCTGTCCCGCCCGGATTCCATGAAGATCAGACAGCGTGGGGCTGGCCGGACGTGTTGGAGAGCTGGTCATGGCCCGAGCCAAATTCCCAGCCGATGACCGTGCATGTCTATTCAAGCGGCGACGAAGTTGCGTTGCTTCTCAATGGTAAGGAAGTTGGCCGAAAGCAGATGTCCGCCACCGACAAGCAAAAGGCTGAATTCAAAGTTGAGTATAAGGCAGGCGCCCTGACGGCTCTAGCTTACGGAAGCGGCAAGGAGCTGGCCCGCAAATCGCTTGAGACTGTTGGCCCGCCTGCAAAGCTCAGGCTTAGGACGGAGCGTCCGAGCATCGTGGGCAGCGCCGGGGATCTTGCGTATGTCTTCGCCGAAGTATGTGACGAGCAAGGTCGTTTGGTGCCCGATGCGGCGGTACCCCTGACTTTCGCCCTCGAAGGCGGTGCAAGACTTCTGGCTGCAGGATCAGCCAATCCATACGGCATCGAGAGTTTCCAGGATTATCGCACGCGAAGCTTCCATGGCCGCGCTCTCGCTGTCCTGCAACCGACTACCCAACGCGGCGAAGCTGCCATTCGCGTGTTCAGCCCCGGTCTTGGGCCGGGTAATCTGACAATCTTGCTGACCAATTGA
- a CDS encoding aldose epimerase family protein gives MIKARSIGLGIAAIVAVSASIADAATAERLTAGTLRDGTPVEAVVLRGDKGVSARILTYGATLQSLVAPGRDGLTADVVLGFDDVRSYEEKQTFLGATIGRYANRIAKGRFTLGGQSYQLPLNNGANTLHGGGQGFDRSVWSISSVKSGAQASVTMTLLSPDGASGYPGEVTASVTYSLDDAGSLTISFTAATTKPTILNLTNHALFNMAGEGSAEGAMMNRLTMPASGYTPVDDTLIPTGEIRPVAGTVFDFTKARVLADGLRDGHDAQIRIGRGYDHNFAIDRGLTIAPKMMARLEDPSSGRVMEVLSTEPGLQLYTGNFLDGTLLGKHGHVYRMGDGIALEPQKFPDAPNQPHFVSARVDPGKPYRHVMVLRLSVAK, from the coding sequence ATGATAAAAGCACGGTCGATAGGCCTTGGGATAGCGGCAATTGTGGCGGTATCGGCAAGTATTGCCGATGCCGCCACTGCGGAACGGCTGACCGCTGGAACCCTGCGTGATGGTACGCCGGTCGAAGCTGTCGTCCTACGCGGTGACAAAGGCGTTTCTGCCCGGATCCTCACCTATGGAGCCACCTTGCAATCTCTCGTGGCCCCCGGCCGCGACGGGTTGACTGCCGATGTCGTTCTCGGCTTCGACGATGTTCGGAGCTACGAAGAAAAGCAGACCTTTCTGGGTGCTACGATCGGCCGCTACGCAAACCGTATCGCCAAAGGGCGCTTCACCCTCGGCGGCCAGTCGTATCAATTGCCTCTGAACAACGGAGCTAACACTCTGCATGGAGGTGGTCAGGGCTTCGACCGGTCTGTCTGGTCGATCAGCTCCGTGAAAAGCGGCGCGCAGGCATCCGTCACCATGACGCTGCTGAGCCCCGACGGGGCCTCGGGCTATCCCGGCGAGGTCACGGCAAGCGTGACCTATTCGCTCGACGACGCAGGATCACTGACGATAAGTTTCACTGCAGCGACTACGAAGCCCACCATTCTCAACCTGACGAACCATGCATTGTTCAACATGGCAGGAGAAGGTTCGGCCGAGGGGGCGATGATGAATCGTCTGACCATGCCGGCGAGTGGTTACACTCCGGTCGATGACACGTTGATCCCGACCGGCGAAATCCGTCCTGTGGCCGGAACGGTATTCGACTTCACGAAGGCACGCGTGCTTGCGGACGGACTGCGCGATGGTCACGATGCGCAGATCCGTATCGGTCGCGGCTATGACCACAATTTCGCAATCGATCGGGGACTGACGATTGCGCCGAAAATGATGGCGCGGCTGGAGGATCCTTCTTCCGGGCGGGTCATGGAAGTTCTGTCAACGGAGCCGGGCCTGCAACTCTATACCGGCAATTTCCTCGACGGAACGCTACTGGGCAAACATGGCCATGTGTACCGCATGGGTGACGGCATCGCACTCGAGCCCCAAAAGTTTCCAGATGCGCCAAATCAGCCGCATTTCGTTTCCGCACGTGTCGATCCTGGCAAACCTTACCGGCATGTCATGGTCCTTCGCCTATCGGTGGCAAAGTGA